A genome region from Alicyclobacillus acidocaldarius subsp. acidocaldarius DSM 446 includes the following:
- a CDS encoding (Fe-S)-binding protein, with protein sequence MRVSLFITCIVDAVFPRVGIATTRLLEASGCEVDFPIGQTCCGQPAFNSGYADEARHVARTLLEAFADADAVVSPSGSCVGMLRHYYPSLFAGDPALAHEAQRLADKTYELSQFLVRSLQKVDFGGRFPHRVAFHPSCHGSRLLGVREEPLELLRHVRDLELVDLPYARDCCGFGGTFSVKMSEISSAMADEKADNVLASGAEVLVSTDMGCLMNIGGTLSRRGAHIRVMHLAELLAEAAGLTEEVTA encoded by the coding sequence ATGAGAGTCAGCCTGTTTATCACCTGCATCGTCGACGCCGTCTTCCCGCGCGTCGGGATCGCCACCACGCGCCTTCTCGAGGCGAGCGGCTGCGAGGTCGATTTCCCCATCGGCCAGACCTGCTGCGGCCAGCCCGCCTTCAACAGCGGATACGCCGACGAGGCCCGCCACGTCGCGCGCACGCTGCTCGAGGCGTTTGCCGACGCCGACGCGGTCGTGAGCCCGTCGGGATCGTGCGTCGGCATGCTTCGGCACTACTACCCCAGCCTCTTCGCGGGCGATCCGGCCCTCGCGCACGAGGCCCAGCGACTCGCCGACAAAACGTATGAACTCTCTCAGTTTCTCGTCCGCAGCCTGCAGAAGGTGGACTTCGGCGGCCGCTTTCCGCACCGCGTCGCGTTCCACCCGTCCTGCCACGGATCGCGCCTCCTCGGCGTGCGCGAGGAACCCCTCGAGCTCCTGCGCCACGTGCGGGATCTCGAGCTCGTCGATCTCCCCTACGCCCGCGACTGCTGCGGCTTCGGCGGCACGTTCTCCGTCAAGATGAGCGAAATTTCAAGCGCCATGGCGGACGAGAAGGCGGACAACGTGCTCGCGAGCGGCGCCGAGGTGCTCGTGTCCACCGACATGGGCTGCCTCATGAACATCGGCGGTACCCTCTCCCGCCGCGGC